GTAGGTATCAACAAAGGTCTGCTGGTAGATCCGACCAATGCCCTTGATTGTCCCGACGTAATAGGTGTCCTGGGAGCCGAGATATCCCGGATGTTCGGCCTCGATCTCGCCGTGCGCCTCATTCAGCGTCTGTTGGCGCTCAAGCGCAATGACCTGGGCTTCTGTCAACACCAACCCCTCTTCGGCGACCTTAGCCTCCAGAGCCCGCAATCGTAGCTTGCGACTTTGCAGCTGGTGTCGTAGCCAGATGCTGCGCACTCCGCTCGGCGATACGAATACGCCTTGCTTGCGCAGTTCGTTGCTCACTCGTACCTGCCCGTGGGCCGGATACTCCAGGGCAAAGTCCAACACAGCCTGCTCAACCTGCGGTTCAACCCGATTCTTTGGGTTTGGTTTACGGCGGGTCTTGTCCAGCAGCGCTTCCACGCCACCCTCATCCCTGGCTGATTTGTAACGATAAAACGTGTCTCGCGATACGCCCATCATTTGGCAGGCCTTGGACACGTTGCCCAGTTCTTGTGCCAAGTTCAACAATCCTACCTTGTTCCCAATGATTCTTTGTGTAGACTGATTCATGAGGGTTATCTCCTATGGTTCTGTATTGAAAGTTCGCACTTCCATCAGAACCGATAACCCTCACTTTTTTCAAGCCAGGTGTCAGATCAAGTCGCGACTAACTCAGATATTTATCACGCCTCCGTCCTCTTTGCTGATGTTTATCTACCGTATCGGTCAACGCCAGTTGGCGAGAATCGATTGGATTACTTCATGGACCCAATAATCCCGCGATGTCCCCCACTCCGGAGGAGGCTGATGCGGTAGTTGGCCGCGCCTGAACAGCGCAATGTCACCAGCATCATCGCCGGCGTTGGGAACACCGCCTACCGAATGACTGCGAAATGCTGTA
The nucleotide sequence above comes from Pseudomonadota bacterium. Encoded proteins:
- a CDS encoding IS481 family transposase — its product is MNQSTQRIIGNKVGLLNLAQELGNVSKACQMMGVSRDTFYRYKSARDEGGVEALLDKTRRKPNPKNRVEPQVEQAVLDFALEYPAHGQVRVSNELRKQGVFVSPSGVRSIWLRHQLQSRKLRLRALEAKVAEEGLVLTEAQVIALERQQTLNEAHGEIEAEHPGYLGSQDTYYVGTIKGIGRIYQQTFVDTYSKVAACKLYTTKTPITAADLLNDRVLPLLESEGIDLLRILTDRGTEFCGRPERHDYQLYLAINDIDHTRTKAYSPQTNGICERFHRTVKEEFYEVAFRKKVYSELDKLQADLDVWVDHYNNERTHQGKMCCGRTPMQTLRDGRMLWDEKVSNLN